The Epilithonimonas zeae genome contains a region encoding:
- a CDS encoding M1 family metallopeptidase, which translates to MKKIFIAALFLGAIFNSNVAFAQTETSGRNVPYRATHTKTTELKHTKLKVNFDYQKEQMNGEEWLTASPFFYATNELVLDAKGMLIHEVALDKNGSKSPLKFDYKNDELKITLDKTYQKNQDYTVYIKYTARPNEVKQEGSKAISDAKGLYFINAQGKDPDKPTQIWTQGETESSSAWFPTIDKSNQKTTQEIYMTVPDKYVTLSNGILKDSQKESGNMRTDHWVMDKRHSTYLFFMGVGEYAIVKDKWRNIPVDYYIEKEYEPYAKQIYGNTPEMIEFFSKKLGYDYPWAKYAQISGRDYVSGAMENTTATLHGSDILQKPGQLIDENKWEDTIAHELFHHWFGDLVTAESWSNLTVNESFANYSEYLWNEYKYGKDQADYHQMEDVNHYIHNPADFKKNLVRFDYASREDVFDLVTYQKGGGILHMLRNYLGDDAFFAGMNDYLKTYEYGNAEAHQLRLAFEKVSGKDLNWFFNQWYFGSGHPKLSYTSTYEPVKKQVTVVINQSQDQPFEFPLTIDVYDSGKPIRKQVWVDAKAKNTFTFDSSKTPDLININADGILVADITETKTPEQSFLQFTGSKEYKSKSIALSNIKEEAGKNPAGIKLLAAALKDPFFRIREQALEQIDLTIPDQAKALTVEVEKLASNDPKTLVQAAAISALAKTKNAKYSSIYEKGLNAVSNAVKGSSLAGIAELDPSKAATSIENIDLNGASDDLISKLLPIIVKNKIEKQMPAIGTTVAFYPFIKFQDPTLGKSAEEGYNWIMSSDNLKATEKVTKVLVQAKSQMPDNPQVKMMIVQMLKDGLNKKMEVLKNNPNSPTINQQINAINKTIEAFK; encoded by the coding sequence ATGAAAAAGATATTCATAGCTGCACTTTTCTTGGGTGCAATTTTTAATTCAAATGTTGCTTTTGCACAGACAGAAACTTCAGGTAGAAATGTTCCTTATAGAGCAACACACACCAAAACCACAGAACTTAAACACACCAAACTGAAAGTCAATTTCGATTATCAGAAAGAGCAAATGAATGGTGAAGAATGGCTTACAGCAAGTCCTTTCTTCTATGCAACCAACGAGTTGGTTCTTGATGCAAAAGGAATGCTGATTCACGAAGTGGCTTTGGACAAAAATGGTTCTAAGTCGCCTTTAAAATTCGATTATAAAAATGATGAGTTGAAAATCACACTTGATAAAACTTATCAAAAAAATCAGGATTACACGGTTTACATCAAATATACAGCCCGTCCGAATGAAGTAAAACAAGAGGGAAGCAAAGCAATCAGCGATGCAAAAGGTCTTTATTTCATCAATGCGCAGGGCAAAGACCCGGATAAACCAACTCAAATATGGACGCAGGGAGAAACAGAATCTTCATCTGCTTGGTTCCCGACAATTGATAAATCCAACCAAAAAACAACTCAGGAAATCTATATGACTGTTCCTGATAAATATGTTACCCTTTCCAACGGTATTCTGAAAGATTCTCAAAAAGAATCCGGAAATATGAGAACCGACCATTGGGTGATGGATAAGAGACATTCGACTTACCTTTTCTTTATGGGCGTTGGAGAGTACGCTATTGTGAAGGATAAATGGAGAAATATTCCTGTCGATTATTACATCGAAAAGGAATATGAACCTTATGCAAAACAGATTTACGGAAACACTCCAGAAATGATTGAGTTCTTTTCTAAGAAGTTAGGCTACGATTATCCTTGGGCAAAATATGCGCAAATCTCGGGAAGAGATTATGTTTCCGGAGCAATGGAAAATACAACAGCGACTCTTCACGGAAGTGATATTCTTCAGAAACCTGGACAATTAATCGATGAGAATAAATGGGAAGACACCATCGCTCACGAATTATTTCATCATTGGTTTGGAGATTTAGTAACGGCAGAAAGCTGGAGTAATTTAACTGTTAACGAGTCTTTTGCTAACTATTCCGAATATCTTTGGAACGAGTATAAGTACGGAAAAGATCAAGCCGATTATCACCAGATGGAAGATGTGAACCATTACATTCATAATCCTGCAGATTTCAAAAAGAATTTGGTGAGATTCGATTACGCTTCTCGTGAAGATGTTTTTGATTTGGTTACTTATCAGAAAGGCGGCGGAATCCTTCATATGTTGAGAAATTATCTTGGTGATGATGCTTTCTTTGCCGGAATGAATGACTATCTAAAAACGTATGAATATGGTAACGCCGAAGCGCATCAGTTAAGATTAGCATTCGAAAAAGTATCCGGAAAAGATTTGAACTGGTTCTTCAATCAATGGTATTTCGGAAGCGGACATCCAAAATTGAGCTATACTTCAACTTACGAACCTGTTAAAAAGCAAGTGACTGTGGTCATCAATCAATCTCAGGATCAGCCTTTCGAGTTTCCTTTAACGATCGATGTTTATGATAGCGGAAAACCAATCAGAAAACAAGTTTGGGTAGATGCCAAGGCGAAAAATACGTTCACTTTTGATTCTTCTAAAACACCTGACTTGATTAATATTAATGCTGACGGAATCTTGGTTGCAGATATTACGGAGACTAAAACACCAGAACAAAGTTTCCTTCAGTTCACGGGATCTAAAGAATACAAAAGCAAATCTATTGCGCTGAGTAATATTAAAGAAGAAGCTGGAAAAAATCCTGCAGGTATCAAATTGTTGGCAGCAGCATTGAAAGATCCTTTCTTCAGAATCAGAGAACAGGCATTGGAGCAAATTGATTTAACCATTCCGGATCAGGCAAAAGCTTTGACTGTTGAGGTTGAAAAATTGGCTTCTAATGATCCGAAAACTCTGGTTCAGGCAGCAGCAATTTCAGCTTTAGCAAAAACTAAAAATGCTAAGTACAGTTCTATCTATGAAAAAGGATTGAATGCCGTTTCTAATGCTGTAAAAGGTTCTTCATTGGCAGGAATTGCAGAATTGGATCCGTCAAAAGCAGCAACATCTATTGAAAACATTGATCTGAACGGTGCTTCGGATGATTTGATTTCGAAGCTGCTTCCAATCATTGTGAAGAATAAGATTGAGAAACAAATGCCGGCTATCGGGACAACGGTTGCCTTCTACCCTTTCATCAAATTCCAGGATCCGACTTTAGGCAAATCTGCTGAGGAAGGATACAATTGGATTATGAGTTCTGACAACCTGAAAGCAACCGAAAAAGTAACTAAAGTTCTGGTTCAGGCAAAATCTCAAATGCCAGACAATCCACAAGTGAAAATGATGATTGTACAAATGCTGAAAGACGGACTGAACAAGAAAATGGAAGTTCTGAAAAACAATCCGAACAGCCCAACGATTAATCAACAGATTAACGCCATTAACAAAACAATTGAAGCTTTTAAATAA